The genomic DNA CTTGAAGAGCCCGCCGACGTCGGTGTGAACGATCAGGGAGCTCTGCTCGGGTTGGAAGCGGTAGAGCGGCGCCTGGGCTCGGGCCTCGAAGGCGGCGAGCAAGAGGAAAATCGCGAAAAAACGGCGGAGCCCCGGCATTTCTCAGGGCTATTCCGGCTCAAGTTCGGCGTCAAGATTGGATGTAGTTTTTCAGGAAGAGATTCTCTTCCTTCATCTGGTCGGTGAGCCATTCGAGGATGTTCCGCATCGTCACGACCCCGACCAGCTTTTTGCCCTCGACCACCGGGATATGGCGGCATTTGGTGGTTTCCATCCGCTGGAAGACCGCTTCGACCGACTCGCTCAAGTCGACGGTGCGGACATTTTTGGACATGACTTGGGACAGAAGAGTGGCCTGGGGCGAAAGGCCGGCGCTGACCACCCGATTGAGCAGGTCGCGCTCGGTGAAGATCCCGACCAGGTTTTCGCCCTCGACGATCAGGATGCTGCCGATGAGGCGCTCGGTCATCTTCTTGCTGGCCTCGAGAACGGTGGCATTGGGCGGCAAGGTGACGACTTCGACGGCTTTGACCATGTTTTTGAGGCTCATATGCGCATTTTATAAAAATCTACTCATGGAGCCTACAAAATTCCTGGGGAGTGAAGGCGTCGACTTGGATGACCTCGTGGCGCAGCTCGGCGGCCTTTTGCAGGATCTCGAGCTCGGCCGGGCTCAGTATCCCGGCGTCGAGGGCCCGCTTCGGCATCTCCTCCCGCGGCCCCCGCTTCAGTTTCCGCTCATGGATGGCCCGGCGGATCTTGGCTTCGACCTTGTGGCCCTCGACCACCGCGTCCAGCGCCGCCTCGAGACGGCCCAAGCCGATCTCGTTTTGGTCCGGAAGGTAAATGTCCTTGGTCAAAGCCAAGCGGGCTTCGCGGTCTTCCAGCAAAGACTGGGCAAGCTCGGCGCCGAGCCGGTCGCTCGGCGGCTTGAGCCGGGCGCCCAGCGGAAAGAGCTTGAGCTTCAGCAGCCAGGCCGCCGGGCGGTTGGGAAGGTTCTCCAAGACGCCGCGCAGGGCCTTCTGAATCTGGAAGAGAGCATAGGTCATGGCCCATTCCATCGCCGGCCTTTCGGCCGGGGGCCGGCCTTCGTCGTGGAATTTTTTCAAGACCGCCGAGCCGATGTAGAGCCAGGCCAGGGCGTCGGCCAGGCGGCCGCTGATCTTCTCCCGGCGCTTGAGGGCGCCGCCCAGCGTCGCCATGGCGAAGTCGCTGATGGTGACGAAGGCCGCGCTGTAGCGCGACAGCTTGCCGAAGTGCCGCTTGAGCTCGCCGGCGCCCGGCGCCGAGGCCAGAGCCCCGCCGGTCCAGGCCAAGAGCGAGGCCCGGGTGAGGTTGCCGAAGACGAAGCCGACGTGACCGAAGAAGGACCGGTCGAACTCCTTGACGTTCTTTTGCTCGACCGCCTCCATCTCGCGGTGAACGAAGGGATGGCAGCGGATCGCGCCTTGGCCGTAGATGATCAGCGAACGAGTCAGGATGTTGGCGCCTTCGACGGTGATCCCGATCGGAACCGATTTGTAACCCTTGCCCAAAATATTCCGCGGCCCCTGAATGATGCCGGCGCCGGCCTGGACGTCCATCGCGTCGTTGACCACCCGGCGCATCGACTCGGTCAGGTAGGCCTTGGCAATGGCGGTCAAAACCGCCGGCTGCTGGCCTTCATCGACCGCGGCCAGGGTGAGGCGTCGGGTCGCGGTGGCCCAATAGGTGTTGCCGGCGATCCGGGCCATCGGCTCCTCGACTCCCTCGAAATAGCCGATCGGCGTGTCGAATTGCTCGCGGACCGTGGCATAGGCCCCGATCACCCGGACACAAACCTGATTGGCCCCGACCGAGAGCGAGGGCAGCGAGATGCCGCGGCCGGCGCCGAGGCATTCCATCAACATCCGCCAGCCCTTCCCCGCCATCTTGGGGCCGCCGATGATGAAGTCGAGCGGCACGAAGACGTCTTTGCCGAAGTTAGGCCCGTTTTGGAACGGCACCCCCAAGGGATCGTGGCGCTGGCCGATCTCGATCCCCGGCAGATGGGGCGGGATCAGGGCGCAGGTGATGCCCAAATCCTTCACCGGTCCGAGCAAGCCGTTGGGATCGTAGAGCCGGAAAGCCAAGCCCAGCAGGGTGCAGACCGGACCCAAGGTGATGTAGCGCTTGCTCCAGTTGAGGCGCATGCCGAGCACTTCCTGGCCCTCGTAAACGCCGCGCTCGACGACGCCGTGGCTCAAGGCGCCGGCGGCGTCGCTGCCGGCCTCGGGCTCGGTCAAGGCGAAGGACGGAATCTCGCGGCCGTCGGCCAGCCGCGGCAAGTAGTAGCTCTTCTGCTCCTCGGTGCCATAGCGGTGGAGCAGCTCGGCCGGTCCCAAGGAGTTCGGCACCATCACGGTGACCGCGCCGGTGATGCAACGGCTGGAGAGCTTGGTGATGACTTGGGCGTGGGCGTAGGCCGAGAAGCCGAGACCGCCATAGGACTCGGGGATGATCATGCCGAAGAATTTCTTTTCCTTGATAAAGGTCCAGACCTCGGGCGGCAGGTCGCGGAGCTGGGTGACCTGCCAATCGTCGAGCATCCGGCAAAGCTCCTCGGTCGGGCCCTCGAGGAATTCGCGCTCCCGGGCGCTGAGCTCTTTGGGCTTGAAGGCCAGCAGCTTCTTCCAGTTGGGCCGGCCGCTGAAGATTTCGCCGTCCCACCAAACCGTTCCGGCCTCGAGGGCGATGCGCTCGGTTGCGCCCATCTTGGGCAGGATCTTGGCGAAGACCGGGAAGAGCGGCCGCGAGATCAGGAGCCGGCGCAGGGGCCTGAAACCGAAGAGCAGCGCCAGCAAGCCGGTCAGGCCGGCCAAGGCATAGAAGAGCTTCGGCGATTCGATTCCCGACAGGTACCAGGCGGCGAAGGCGGTGGCCGCGGCCAGCACCCAAGCCCAATAGGCCCGGCCCCAATAGAGCAAGGCGACGAGGATCAAGATCGACAGGACCAGGAGCAAAGGCGTCATGCGCACCTCCAAGACGAGAATAGCAAATGGACGCGGAACCAAATCCCCCCCTTTGAAAAAAGGGGGGTCAAATCTTCGGCTCGGCGACCGCGCCCATGAAAAGGATCAAACCGGTTTGCTGGTCTTCGATGGCGATGAAGAAGGGCCGATCGACCACCATTTCGAAGGGCGGCTTGGGCGGCGGCGGCATGCCGGTGGCCCGCATCCCGATCGAGGTGACCGCCGCGGCTTCGGTGCCCTCCTCGTTCAGCTCGACGAAGGTCTTATGGCGGACATCGCTGATGTAGAGGCGCTGGCCGGCTCCCAAATCGGCGATCTTGCCGAATTCGGCTTGGCCGCCGAAGGCCGGCGCCATCCCCAAAGCCGCCAGCGGCTTGAGCAGCTCGACACCGTACTCGACCTTGAACTTGGGCAGGGCAATCCGGCCGGGCCGGCTCTCCATGGCCTGGCGCAAATCCCCCCAAGCCTTGGCGTCGAGGCCCTGCATCCAGGCGCCCAAGCTCGTATTCTTGGCCGGCAGCACCAGCGTCAGGCGCAGACGGCCCGCTCCGTAGGGCAGCTGCATCGCTTGATAGGCCGGCGTCTCGGCGTAACGATAGGAACCCGTCTGGTGCATCATCGGGGTCTTCTTGGTTCCGGCGGGGAATTGAAAGTCCCGGTCCAGGGTCTGGGCCTTATCGAAAGGCTTGCTCCACAGGCCTTTGAAATAGAGGGCGTTGACCAAGATCAAAATCGTGTCGGGCTTGATGTCTTCGTTGCGAAGGATTTCGGTGATCTTGCCGCGGGTCTTTTCGGAGACCCAGGAGTTCACCTGGGCCGCGCTCTTCAGCGTCGAAAGGGTCGCGGCGTAGAATTTCTTCGCCGCCTCCAAGAAAGCCGGCAGGAAGCCCACGCCCTCCTTGCCCCAGAGCGAATTGGCGACCGCCAGCTCGACCTTGGGATCGGCCGCTTCCAAAGAGTTTTTGAGAGCGGCATTGGCCTGGTTGATTTGCTCGAGGCTCAGGTTTCCGGTTTCGAGAGCTTGGCTGATGGCTTGGTAGGTCGCGCCGCCGGCGCCGTTCAAGACCATGTCGAAGGCCCAGACGATGCTGGCCGGCGAGAGAAAGAGATTCTGTTGGCCGGCCTGGCCGCCGCCGAGTTGCTTGAGCAGCTTGAAGCCGAAACGATTATGGGCTGCCGCCAGTTGGCTCATCGCAGCCGGGTCGGCCGGCGACGGAGCTTGGCCGAGGGCCGAGTCGGGGTTGGAAGCAAGGCAAAGGGCCGCTAGGCTGGCCAAACACCACCTCGAAAAGCGCATTTCATCCTCCACTAATTCGCCAAGAGTAAAGCCCCGGCCTGCAAAGTCCAAGGAAATCGCTGACAAAAAAAAGGGCGTTGCCGCCGATTTCGGCAGCCCAAGGCCGTCCAGCGAACGGCGCGAAAAATCTAAGAAGAGGAAATGATTGCCTTCTAGGCGCGACCGGCTCTGGCACTGAACTTGCTTTCTCGGGATTGTCAGCAAACACCAACCAGGGCGCGGGGATTGGAGGCACGATGTCTTGGTCCACCTGGCTGGGTTGGGCGAGCTTTCCACTCGTCTCGTTACCGTTCCCACTAACTTCCACTCAAAAGGCTCTCCCGCCGGCGGAGAAAAAATCCACCGAAGCTGCTTTTCAAAAAGCCAAGCAGCGCTGCCAAGCGACGGCCCCAAAAGCCGCCACCTATTTCCATTGTCTGGAAGACGCGAAGCGCCGGCTGCGGAATCCGGCACCGCCGCCCAAGCCAGTCTCGGCCTTGGACCGCGAATTGGCCGCCTGCCAATCGCTGGGCAAGGGCCCGGCGATCGCCCAATGCCGCCGCGAGGCGCGGAAGCGGGTCGAAGCCCTCCGAGCCTCCCCGAAGCGAAGCTCGCAAACGCCGCTCCAGCGCCAGCTCCAAGGCTGCCAAAGCCTGGGCAAACCGGTCGCGGTCGATCGGTGTCGAAGCCAAGCTTTGAAAGCCTCGAAGCGGCCTTAAAGCCCTTCACAGCTTGAGCTCCATTTAGCTCAATTTGTGCTAAGCGGCCTGGCCTGTCTAAAAATTATTGTCTGAATTCAATAATTTAGCATTGGCACTCCCCTTGCTTTATCTAGCGACGAGCCCTCAGGCTCGGCAAAGACACAAGGAGTCCCTCATGGAAGTAACTTATGGTCGACGCGGTGATTTCCCGATCTCTTCAGAAACCTCTTCGACGGAAAGCTCTCGCCAACTCTTGAATCCCGGCGGCCCCCGGCCCAAAAACCTGCCGCTCATCCAGAGCCGCGAAGGCTTCTACCACCATCAGGCCCTGAGCCAAACGCTGGCCGGAAAAGGTCCCGTCAAATTGCAAAGCGGATCGGCGGCTCACCTGGCCGTGAAGTCGGCGGCGGCGCTCAAGAAGTAGCGGAATCAGGTTTCGGTGTCGGGCGACAGGCGCGGGCCAGCAGCACCCGCGAACGAATGCCTAGCTTGGTCATGGCCGAGGCAAGCCGCCGCGAAACCGTTCGGATCGAAACTCCAAGATCGTAGCCGATGGCCTTGTTGGCCTCCCCGAGGGCGGCCTCGCGGAGCACTTCCAGCTCGTCTTGGGTCAGCTCGGCCGCAGGATCGCCGTCGAGGCTTTCCGCCGCCGGCGAGAGCAGAACGTAGCGGTATCCCCCAACGTCGAAATAATCGAGCGGAGCCCGTTGATCCGCCGCCAGTGAGTCCCAGAGCAAAGCCGCCTCCTCGGCCGGAAGGGCTTCGGCTTGGGCGATGACCTGATCGAGATGGGCCCGCAGAACGGCGCGCTCGGCCCGCAGGCGCCCGAACTTTTCCAAGGAATTCGGCGCCGGGTCGGCCTCGGATTCGGCCGACCGCGAAAAATAATGCAGGCGCTCGCTCATCACCCGACACACTTGGTTGGCGCAATCCTGGGTCTGGCGCTTGAAACAAGCGCCTTCTTGCTTCCTTCCCAAATTCAACATTCCGACGATCCGGTTCCCGTGCAGGATCGGCGCGCAGAGATAGTGATAAAACTTATATTTCCGATGCAGTCGGTAAAGCGGCGAGCGTTTCCAGCGGCTCGCCGGATAGACCGCCGTATCGCTCACCGCTTTTTTGGTGCGGAGAAGCCTTTGGTACCCCGGCTCGCCTTCCTGTTTGAGCTCTTCATACTCGAGGATGAAGCCATCGGAGATATGCCGAACCAAAATCTCCGAGGGCTGCTGGCTCGCGGGGTCGAAGAGATACAAGCCGAACATGTCGGCGCCCAAGCCGTCGCCGGCTCGGTCCATGAAACTGGTCTTCAATTGGCCGGCGTTGCCGGCCTTTCGAAGCGAATGAATCAAATGTCTGAATTCATTCATGATCAACGGCCGCCAGGGAAAGGCGCCGAGACCACCGCGAAGCGAGCTCGGCGCGGGAACGGACTCCCATTTTTCGATAGATGCTGGCGATTTGGTTGGCGACGGTCCGAGGGGAGCTCCCCCGCAGGTCGCCGATCTCCCGATTCGATAGACCTTGCAGCAAGGCTAGCGCCACCCGCCGCTCCGCCGGGGTGAGGCGGACCGGGCCTTCCTCGGGAACGCCGGAGTAGCGAAGCAAGACGTAGGATTTTTTCCCCAAGCGAACGACGTAGGCATTTAGATCTTGGGGCGGAATTCTTGGAGCCATACCCGTTCCTTCCCTGGCAATATAGCAAATTTCCTCAAGGCGTCGTGTAGTTAAAAAACGATTTTTGCATGATCGGCGATTTCTGCTCCCAAAGGATGGTGTGGCCTTGCTCCACGAAGTAGCTGTCGCCGGGACGATAGGTGTTCTTGTTCCCGTACTCGTCGGTCACGGTGAAGGAACCCAGGATCACGGTGCCATGCTCGGTGAAAGGCAAGACGATCCGGACTTTGAAGCCACCCTGGGTGGTCGTCTGGAAAATTCCGGCCATCATTCCATTTTCGAGATAGTCGATCCGGCCCTTGAGCTCGACGTCCCCCTCCAGCACCGTTCCCCCTAGGCCCGCGGGGTCGCCGAGCGGGATCAATTCCGATTGCGGGATGTATTGAAGCACGTTGTAGATGAGGTGGGGGCCGGTTTCCTGGGCCGCGGCTTGGTTCATCCCGCCTAAGCCTGACAGCAGCAGGGCGGCGAGACCGACGACGGTCATTCGTTTTTTCATAAGTCCTCCTGATTTTTCGCTAACGGATCATTCCGTCACCGAAAAATTTTAAGGAGGGCCGTCGAAGAGAATCCATAGTCAATGTGGGTCACCGCGGCTCAAGCGCCGGCGCCGAAATAAATCGCTTGGGGGTGGTGAAAGACCAGCGCCGAAACCGAGGCCTCGGGCTCCATCATGAAGCCCTCGGTCAGGCGGACGCCGATCTCCTCGGGCTTGAGCAAGTCGAAGAGGAGCTTTTGGTCTTCGAGATTGGGGCAGGCCGGATAGCCGAAAGAGTAGCGCTTGCCCCGGTATTTGGCTTGAAAGCGTTGCATCATCGTCAGGTCGAGCGGATCGGCGAAGCCCCACATCGCCCGGATCCGGCCGTGGAGGAATTCGGCGTAGGCCTCGGCGGTTTCCAAGGCCAGGGCCTGGAAGGCGTGGCTCTTGAGATATTTCCCCTCGTCTTTCCACTTCTCGGCCAACTCCCGGACGCCCTCGCCGACCCCGACCACGAAGAGGGCCAAGCTGTCGCGCCACTCCTTGGCCTCGGCGGCCAAAGACTCGACGTAGTCGGCCAGGCAAAGCCCGTCGGCCTTGGGCTGGCGGGGGAAGCTCCAGCCGCCGACCTCGCGGCCTTGGCCGTCCTGGAGCTTGATCCGGTTGCCGGCGGCGGCCGCCCGGAAGAATTGAAAGACCGCCCGGGGCTGCAAGATGCCGCGAGCCTCGGCCTTCAGCTCCTGGACGGTTTCGTGAATCTCCAGCGCCTTGCGCCCGGCCTCGCTCTCGCGCAAACCGGCCAGATCGCCGGCTTCCAGCGACTTCACCAGGCCGCCTTTCAAGCCCAAGTGGCGGCCGTAGAGCATCAGCGGATTGATGTAATCCCAAAGCTGGTCGACCGGGGTGTTGCGCAAAACATGGCGCTCGAAATCGGGGACCTTGGGAAATTCGGTCAGCGGCGTCACCGTCGACGAGCGCTCCTCGCTCATCGTCGCGACCTTGACCTGGACATAGGTCTCGCCGGCGGCGCTCTTCCGCCGCTCTTCGATCTGGGCCTTGAGCAGGGCGAATTGATGGGAATCGCGGATCCGCTTGGCCAGCTCCAGCCCGTTCATCGCATCGTTGGCGTAGGCGACGAAGCCCTCGTAGGCCCGGGCGATCTTGTTGTCGGTGAATTTTTCGGAAAGGGCCGCGCCGCCGACCAGCACCGGCACCTGGATGCCGGCCTTGCTCAAGTCGCCGGCGGTCAGCACCATCTGCTCGGCCGATTTGACCAGCAGGCCGGAGAGGCCGACGATGTCGGGCTTGTGCTCGTGGATCGCGGCGATGAGCTGCTCCGGCGGGACCTTGATCCCCAAGTTGACGACGGTGAAGCCGTTGTTGCTCAAAATAATATCCACTAGGTTCTTGCCGATGTCATGGACGTCGCCCTTGACCGTGGCCAGGATCACCTTGCCGCGGCCGGCATTCTCGGCTTTCTCCATGAAGGGCTCGAGGTGGGCGACCGCGGCCTTCATCGCCTCGGCGCTTTGCAAGACTTCGGCGACGATCAACTCGTTTTTATTG from bacterium includes the following:
- a CDS encoding CBS domain-containing protein gives rise to the protein MSLKNMVKAVEVVTLPPNATVLEASKKMTERLIGSILIVEGENLVGIFTERDLLNRVVSAGLSPQATLLSQVMSKNVRTVDLSESVEAVFQRMETTKCRHIPVVEGKKLVGVVTMRNILEWLTDQMKEENLFLKNYIQS
- a CDS encoding acyl-CoA dehydrogenase, whose amino-acid sequence is MTPLLLVLSILILVALLYWGRAYWAWVLAAATAFAAWYLSGIESPKLFYALAGLTGLLALLFGFRPLRRLLISRPLFPVFAKILPKMGATERIALEAGTVWWDGEIFSGRPNWKKLLAFKPKELSAREREFLEGPTEELCRMLDDWQVTQLRDLPPEVWTFIKEKKFFGMIIPESYGGLGFSAYAHAQVITKLSSRCITGAVTVMVPNSLGPAELLHRYGTEEQKSYYLPRLADGREIPSFALTEPEAGSDAAGALSHGVVERGVYEGQEVLGMRLNWSKRYITLGPVCTLLGLAFRLYDPNGLLGPVKDLGITCALIPPHLPGIEIGQRHDPLGVPFQNGPNFGKDVFVPLDFIIGGPKMAGKGWRMLMECLGAGRGISLPSLSVGANQVCVRVIGAYATVREQFDTPIGYFEGVEEPMARIAGNTYWATATRRLTLAAVDEGQQPAVLTAIAKAYLTESMRRVVNDAMDVQAGAGIIQGPRNILGKGYKSVPIGITVEGANILTRSLIIYGQGAIRCHPFVHREMEAVEQKNVKEFDRSFFGHVGFVFGNLTRASLLAWTGGALASAPGAGELKRHFGKLSRYSAAFVTISDFAMATLGGALKRREKISGRLADALAWLYIGSAVLKKFHDEGRPPAERPAMEWAMTYALFQIQKALRGVLENLPNRPAAWLLKLKLFPLGARLKPPSDRLGAELAQSLLEDREARLALTKDIYLPDQNEIGLGRLEAALDAVVEGHKVEAKIRRAIHERKLKRGPREEMPKRALDAGILSPAELEILQKAAELRHEVIQVDAFTPQEFCRLHE
- a CDS encoding serpin family protein produces the protein MRFSRWCLASLAALCLASNPDSALGQAPSPADPAAMSQLAAAHNRFGFKLLKQLGGGQAGQQNLFLSPASIVWAFDMVLNGAGGATYQAISQALETGNLSLEQINQANAALKNSLEAADPKVELAVANSLWGKEGVGFLPAFLEAAKKFYAATLSTLKSAAQVNSWVSEKTRGKITEILRNEDIKPDTILILVNALYFKGLWSKPFDKAQTLDRDFQFPAGTKKTPMMHQTGSYRYAETPAYQAMQLPYGAGRLRLTLVLPAKNTSLGAWMQGLDAKAWGDLRQAMESRPGRIALPKFKVEYGVELLKPLAALGMAPAFGGQAEFGKIADLGAGQRLYISDVRHKTFVELNEEGTEAAAVTSIGMRATGMPPPPKPPFEMVVDRPFFIAIEDQQTGLILFMGAVAEPKI
- a CDS encoding LuxR C-terminal-related transcriptional regulator: MNEFRHLIHSLRKAGNAGQLKTSFMDRAGDGLGADMFGLYLFDPASQQPSEILVRHISDGFILEYEELKQEGEPGYQRLLRTKKAVSDTAVYPASRWKRSPLYRLHRKYKFYHYLCAPILHGNRIVGMLNLGRKQEGACFKRQTQDCANQVCRVMSERLHYFSRSAESEADPAPNSLEKFGRLRAERAVLRAHLDQVIAQAEALPAEEAALLWDSLAADQRAPLDYFDVGGYRYVLLSPAAESLDGDPAAELTQDELEVLREAALGEANKAIGYDLGVSIRTVSRRLASAMTKLGIRSRVLLARACRPTPKPDSATS
- a CDS encoding helix-turn-helix transcriptional regulator, which codes for MAPRIPPQDLNAYVVRLGKKSYVLLRYSGVPEEGPVRLTPAERRVALALLQGLSNREIGDLRGSSPRTVANQIASIYRKMGVRSRAELASRWSRRLSLAAVDHE
- a CDS encoding cupin domain-containing protein; translated protein: MKKRMTVVGLAALLLSGLGGMNQAAAQETGPHLIYNVLQYIPQSELIPLGDPAGLGGTVLEGDVELKGRIDYLENGMMAGIFQTTTQGGFKVRIVLPFTEHGTVILGSFTVTDEYGNKNTYRPGDSYFVEQGHTILWEQKSPIMQKSFFNYTTP
- a CDS encoding vitamin B12 dependent-methionine synthase activation domain-containing protein codes for the protein VIRKVRAPLMIDSTDAKVIEMALTYSQGKAIINSVNLEDGEERFEQVVPLAKRFGAALVVGTIDEDKVQGMGVSRQRKLEIARRSHDLLVNKYGVAPEDIYFDLLVFPVGTGDENYKGSAVETIEGIKLVKAEFPRCKTVLGVSNVSFGLPNAGREVLNSVYLYHCVKSGLDLAIVNTEKLERYASIPEEEKKLADDLLWNRGADPIAAFANHFRQASSRLVEKKSDLPLDERLANYILEGTKEGLREDLDEALKSRKPLAIINGPLMKGMDEVGRLFNKNELIVAEVLQSAEAMKAAVAHLEPFMEKAENAGRGKVILATVKGDVHDIGKNLVDIILSNNGFTVVNLGIKVPPEQLIAAIHEHKPDIVGLSGLLVKSAEQMVLTAGDLSKAGIQVPVLVGGAALSEKFTDNKIARAYEGFVAYANDAMNGLELAKRIRDSHQFALLKAQIEERRKSAAGETYVQVKVATMSEERSSTVTPLTEFPKVPDFERHVLRNTPVDQLWDYINPLMLYGRHLGLKGGLVKSLEAGDLAGLRESEAGRKALEIHETVQELKAEARGILQPRAVFQFFRAAAAGNRIKLQDGQGREVGGWSFPRQPKADGLCLADYVESLAAEAKEWRDSLALFVVGVGEGVRELAEKWKDEGKYLKSHAFQALALETAEAYAEFLHGRIRAMWGFADPLDLTMMQRFQAKYRGKRYSFGYPACPNLEDQKLLFDLLKPEEIGVRLTEGFMMEPEASVSALVFHHPQAIYFGAGA